A region of Streptomyces halobius DNA encodes the following proteins:
- a CDS encoding endonuclease/exonuclease/phosphatase family protein — protein MPSRRSLRRPAAVGAVACAALATGLLTAPQSASAAGSRIHHIQGTTRISPLAGKQVSGVPGTVTAVRGYGSARGFWVQDPHPDGDAATSEAVFVFTGKETPKVDVGDAITFAGTVGEYYPGGKDAGLQSVTQITDATWKIASSGAPLPAAFTLNPASVPGRYAPKADGENIESLPLRPRAYALDRYESLEGMRVSVKDAPVVGPTSAYHELWVTAEPHHNRTVRGGTLYASYGDPNSGRVKVASLIPSAERPFPVADVGDELTGTTAGPLDYTNYGGYTLRATELGKVTDHGPAPETTREQTSDELAVATYNVENLAPTTPQAKFDRLAKGLVHNLAAPDVVALEEVQDDSGATDDGVVSAGATLKKLTDAIKAAGGPAYEWRQIDPVNGQDGGQPGGNIRVAFLFNPDRVAFTDVKGGDATTPVQVVDDHGKAALSASPGRIAPTDKAWQDSRKPLVGQFSLKSRPGSRVFVVANHFNSKGGDQGLDSRFQPPARTSETQRIAQARLVNAFVKDLLAKDPKADVVVAGDLNDYQFSPALKTLTDGGVLTDLVGRLPRAERYGYVYNGNSQVLDHMLTSRHLARTDYDIVHINAEYADQASDHDPQVLRIRP, from the coding sequence ATGCCGTCCCGTCGTTCGCTCCGCAGGCCCGCCGCCGTCGGCGCGGTGGCCTGTGCCGCCCTCGCCACCGGACTGCTCACCGCCCCGCAGTCCGCGTCCGCCGCGGGCTCCCGGATCCACCACATCCAGGGCACCACCCGAATATCCCCGCTCGCCGGGAAGCAGGTCAGCGGTGTCCCCGGCACGGTCACCGCGGTCCGGGGGTACGGTTCGGCGCGCGGCTTCTGGGTGCAGGACCCGCACCCGGACGGCGACGCGGCGACCAGCGAGGCCGTCTTCGTCTTCACCGGCAAGGAGACGCCGAAGGTCGACGTCGGTGACGCGATCACCTTCGCCGGCACGGTCGGCGAGTACTACCCCGGCGGCAAGGACGCCGGCCTCCAGTCCGTCACCCAGATCACCGACGCCACCTGGAAGATCGCCTCCTCCGGCGCCCCGCTTCCGGCCGCCTTCACCCTCAACCCGGCGTCGGTTCCCGGCCGTTACGCCCCCAAGGCGGACGGCGAGAACATCGAGTCGCTGCCGCTGCGCCCCCGTGCGTACGCGCTGGACCGCTACGAGTCCCTGGAGGGCATGCGGGTCTCGGTCAAGGACGCCCCGGTCGTCGGCCCGACCAGCGCCTACCACGAGCTGTGGGTCACCGCCGAACCGCACCACAACCGCACGGTCCGCGGCGGCACGCTCTACGCCTCCTACGGGGACCCCAACTCCGGCCGGGTGAAGGTCGCTTCCCTGATCCCCTCCGCGGAGCGGCCGTTCCCGGTGGCCGATGTCGGCGACGAGCTGACCGGCACCACCGCCGGGCCCCTGGACTACACCAACTACGGCGGCTACACCCTCCGGGCGACCGAGCTGGGCAAGGTCACCGACCACGGCCCGGCGCCGGAGACCACCCGCGAGCAGACCTCCGACGAGCTGGCCGTGGCCACGTACAACGTCGAGAACCTCGCCCCCACCACCCCGCAGGCCAAGTTCGACCGGCTGGCGAAGGGGCTGGTGCACAACCTGGCCGCCCCCGATGTCGTCGCCCTGGAAGAGGTGCAGGACGACAGCGGCGCCACCGACGACGGTGTGGTCTCCGCGGGGGCCACCCTGAAGAAGCTCACCGACGCCATCAAGGCGGCCGGCGGCCCGGCGTACGAGTGGCGGCAGATCGACCCGGTGAACGGCCAGGACGGCGGGCAGCCCGGCGGCAACATCCGGGTCGCGTTCCTCTTCAACCCCGACCGGGTGGCGTTCACGGACGTCAAGGGCGGCGACGCCACCACGCCGGTGCAGGTCGTCGACGACCACGGCAAGGCCGCGCTCTCCGCCTCACCCGGCCGGATCGCCCCCACCGACAAGGCATGGCAGGACAGCCGCAAACCGCTGGTCGGCCAGTTCTCGCTGAAGAGCCGTCCGGGCAGCAGGGTGTTCGTGGTCGCCAACCACTTCAACTCCAAGGGCGGCGACCAGGGGCTGGACAGCCGTTTCCAGCCACCGGCCAGGACCTCCGAGACCCAGCGCATCGCGCAGGCCCGGCTGGTCAACGCCTTCGTCAAGGATCTGCTGGCCAAGGACCCCAAGGCCGATGTGGTGGTGGCCGGCGACCTGAACGACTACCAGTTCTCCCCCGCCCTGAAGACCCTGACCGACGGCGGTGTGCTCACCGACCTCGTCGGCCGCCTGCCGCGCGCCGAGCGCTACGGCTATGTCTACAACGGCAACTCCCAGGTCCTGGACCACATGCTCACCAGCCGCCATCTGGCCCGTACCGACTACGACATCGTCCACATCAACGCCGAGTACGCGGACCAGGCCAGCGACCACGACCCGCAGGTGCTGCGCATCCGGCCGTGA
- a CDS encoding EI24 domain-containing protein, which translates to MRDLVAGMRYLGKGQRWVAGHGRWWGFGLIPALITLVLYAAALTVLALWSGDIAAWATPFADDWGSPWQTLLRGLFVVLLFAGGLMLSVLTFTAVTLLIGDPFYESLSEKVEESEGHCPEGPDRPFWQEIWISLRDSLHVLLRAAGFGVLLFALGFVPVIGQTVILAIGFCVSGFFLAVELTSVAMQRRDVPVRERLRLLRGRKALAIGFGTPIVLLFLIPFIAVILMPGAVAGATLLVRDLVPGQEQPPGDGESGKGQPAVPYGQTAPGPVTPGDVAPGRTAPGHIAPGRAAPGQPAPGGFGPAPAPYPPYPGQPHQPPQHQQPPPQHQPTPHRQQPSPYPQHLQPPQPPAGW; encoded by the coding sequence ATGCGTGATCTTGTAGCGGGGATGCGGTACCTGGGCAAGGGCCAGCGGTGGGTCGCCGGGCACGGCCGGTGGTGGGGCTTCGGCCTGATCCCCGCCCTGATCACCCTGGTGCTCTACGCCGCGGCGCTCACCGTCCTCGCGCTCTGGTCCGGTGATATCGCCGCCTGGGCGACGCCGTTCGCGGACGACTGGGGCTCGCCCTGGCAGACGCTGCTGCGTGGGCTGTTCGTGGTGCTGCTGTTCGCCGGTGGGCTGATGCTGTCCGTGCTGACCTTCACCGCCGTCACCCTGCTGATCGGCGACCCCTTCTACGAGTCGCTGTCGGAGAAGGTGGAGGAGAGCGAAGGGCACTGCCCGGAGGGCCCGGACCGGCCGTTCTGGCAAGAGATCTGGATCTCGCTGCGGGACAGCCTCCATGTGCTGCTGCGGGCCGCCGGCTTCGGGGTCCTGCTGTTCGCCCTCGGGTTCGTGCCGGTCATCGGGCAGACCGTGATCCTGGCCATCGGCTTCTGTGTCTCCGGGTTCTTCCTCGCCGTCGAGCTGACGTCGGTGGCGATGCAGCGCCGGGACGTCCCGGTGCGCGAGCGGCTGCGGCTGCTGCGTGGTCGCAAGGCGCTCGCCATCGGCTTCGGCACCCCGATCGTGCTGCTGTTCCTCATCCCGTTCATCGCCGTGATCCTGATGCCGGGCGCGGTGGCCGGCGCGACGCTGCTCGTACGGGATCTGGTGCCCGGTCAGGAGCAGCCCCCGGGAGACGGCGAGAGCGGGAAGGGGCAGCCGGCGGTGCCGTACGGGCAGACCGCGCCGGGACCGGTGACGCCGGGGGACGTCGCGCCTGGGCGGACCGCGCCCGGGCACATCGCACCTGGTCGGGCCGCACCTGGTCAGCCCGCGCCCGGCGGCTTCGGCCCGGCGCCCGCGCCGTACCCGCCATACCCGGGACAGCCGCACCAGCCACCGCAGCACCAGCAGCCGCCACCGCAGCACCAGCCAACGCCGCACCGGCAGCAGCCCTCGCCGTACCCCCAGCACCTCCAGCCACCCCAGCCGCCGGCCGGCTGGTGA
- a CDS encoding cytochrome P450, whose protein sequence is MSADRPTLPPVRLHSEAELARDVLSAPLMARAAKLARWAEPGVPVGVGGELLQEPLAAATEHLGLAGDEDGPAYTAEAWQLAVDTGLVEVEETAEAADGETADDLPDDTAAGTATPGEELRLLTSASPQDVLEIWLGGLDTVLADAAAPDLSGIAEQLADGGELDLDAIDWNPEEEAELLDGILGNLYLLTALSESPDQDVPLPALAASMIVPDDMDEPTDDILEEVSEAMMRLDDQFRVLEPIGLVAYRPVDEALIEELDEDGETALPGSGPEGTPGAEPLADEDVARYGLVRLTPLGIYAVRARMLDAGVHAPAVGDLTDKGADVLLDALPDYPEALAQAESEQWLAARTPVDAARDLLSAARGDDERAPLRRLAAQQTLSLVTLDAEAALREVLDDRQLGGLARVWLAERAVSDIPEPSQDMIFWLTVDTLAAQLGSADDEAAAELRDLVRGLTEQHSGFFDAAWRVDHPATAEVLEAMGRLHPDRKAAKEARKAAFKARSRQGG, encoded by the coding sequence ATGTCCGCAGACCGCCCCACCCTGCCGCCGGTCCGGCTGCACTCCGAAGCGGAGCTGGCCCGGGACGTGCTGAGCGCGCCGCTGATGGCCAGGGCCGCGAAGCTCGCCCGCTGGGCCGAGCCGGGCGTTCCCGTCGGCGTCGGCGGGGAGCTCCTCCAGGAGCCGCTGGCCGCCGCCACCGAGCACCTCGGCCTGGCGGGCGACGAGGACGGCCCCGCGTACACGGCCGAGGCGTGGCAGCTGGCGGTGGACACCGGGCTGGTGGAGGTCGAGGAGACCGCCGAAGCGGCGGACGGCGAGACCGCCGACGACCTCCCGGACGACACCGCGGCCGGCACCGCCACCCCCGGCGAGGAGCTGCGCCTGCTCACCTCCGCCAGCCCGCAGGACGTCCTGGAAATCTGGCTCGGCGGCCTGGACACCGTGCTCGCCGACGCGGCCGCCCCCGACCTCTCCGGCATCGCCGAGCAGCTCGCCGACGGTGGCGAACTCGACCTGGACGCGATCGACTGGAACCCGGAGGAGGAGGCCGAGCTGCTGGACGGCATCCTCGGCAACCTCTATCTGCTGACCGCCCTGAGCGAAAGCCCTGACCAGGACGTTCCGCTGCCCGCCCTGGCCGCCTCCATGATCGTCCCGGACGATATGGACGAGCCGACCGACGACATCCTCGAAGAGGTCTCCGAGGCGATGATGCGCCTGGACGACCAGTTCCGGGTACTGGAGCCGATCGGGCTGGTCGCGTACCGGCCGGTGGACGAGGCGCTCATCGAGGAGCTGGACGAGGACGGCGAGACGGCGCTCCCGGGCTCCGGTCCAGAGGGGACACCCGGCGCGGAGCCGCTCGCCGACGAGGACGTCGCCCGTTACGGCCTGGTCCGTCTCACCCCGCTCGGCATCTACGCCGTACGCGCCCGCATGCTGGACGCCGGGGTGCACGCCCCGGCCGTCGGCGACCTCACCGACAAGGGCGCCGATGTCCTCCTCGACGCGCTGCCCGACTACCCCGAGGCGCTCGCCCAGGCCGAGTCCGAGCAGTGGCTCGCGGCCCGTACGCCCGTGGACGCCGCCCGGGATCTGCTCTCGGCCGCCCGCGGCGACGACGAGCGCGCCCCGCTGCGCCGGCTCGCCGCGCAGCAGACGCTCTCCCTGGTCACGCTGGACGCGGAGGCCGCACTGCGGGAGGTCCTCGACGACCGGCAGCTGGGCGGTCTGGCCCGGGTCTGGCTCGCCGAGCGGGCGGTCTCCGACATTCCCGAGCCCTCCCAGGACATGATCTTCTGGCTGACGGTGGACACCCTCGCCGCCCAGCTGGGCAGCGCGGACGACGAAGCGGCCGCCGAGCTGCGCGACCTGGTCCGGGGCCTGACCGAGCAGCACAGCGGGTTCTTCGATGCGGCCTGGCGAGTGGACCACCCGGCCACCGCCGAGGTCCTGGAGGCCATGGGCCGGCTGCACCCGGACCGTAAGGCCGCCAAGGAGGCCCGTAAGGCCGCGTTCAAGGCGCGCTCCCGGCAGGGCGGCTGA